A genomic window from Ascaphus truei isolate aAscTru1 chromosome 1, aAscTru1.hap1, whole genome shotgun sequence includes:
- the LOC142487717 gene encoding uncharacterized protein LOC142487717, with product MCLDDVADGVSGGGVLAGGQLLESLPLEEGESSQHQPSSEPKPARKKRVEKPRNPRFNDQENTALVTGILEHYDSIYGHLVGRTSSSSRKEMWDTIVIGVNACGNSVRDKYHCRKRFDDIRSKLKKKIQDQRVHATGTGGGPTPQRLILTPLEELLRAKLLPVVVEGLAGDRDIGIYPSQFPPVAPGGHVSPEREQVSSPGSCSSTHLEEHDDEDDDDDATAIDTEIQSSEHEEVPIETVLPPNRPSTTTYDAIVASEGKIVEAENRRHSDLMTVLERMIALQEETISQLAHLHRVFIEVPKQLQKINTSFEALVVQQTQANYLRMTTVPHLNFNTSQAGSLHAGNFSPHASELHSPGPNVTAQVADIAVQVPDDILPLPSVQNQELTPTKEATKTKHHKQLLLTSFWAQTKKDTHETDQPSLVQCLPTCSHVSVGTSPVGESLPKSPVGESLPKSPVGEQSLPKSPVGEQSLPKSPVGEQSLPKSPVGEQSLPKSPSMTLSSLIKFY from the exons ttgctgatggggtgtctggtggtggcgtgcttgctggtggccagcttttggagtctcttccattggaagaaggagagtccagtcagcaccagccaagctctgagcctaaacctgctcggaagaaacgtgtggagaagccacgtaatcctcgcttcaatgaccaggaaaatacagctcttgtcactgggattctggagcactatgacagtatctatggacatttagtag ggcggacaagttcatcaagcagaaaagaaatgtgggacacaatagtcattggtgtcaatgcgtgtgggaatagtgtcagggacaagtatcattgtcggaaaagatttgatgatattaggtcaaaattgaaaaagaaaatacaagaccaacgcgtgcatgctactggcactggaggtgggccgacaccacaacgtctgatattaactccattggaggagctgcttcgggcaaaattacttcccgtcgtcgtggaaggcttggctggtgaccgtgatattggaatttatccctcacaatttccaccag ttgcccctggaggacatgtgtcacctgagagggaacaagtgtcttcacctgggtcatgcagctcaacacacctagaag aacatgatgatgaagatgatgatgatgatgccaccgccatagacacagaaatacaatcaagtgagcatgaagaggttccaattgaaacagttttaccgccaaatcgtccatcaactaccacatacgatgcaattgtagcttctgagggaaaaattgtggaagcagaaaatcgacgccattctgatctgatgacagtgctggaaaggatgattgcactgcaggaagaaacgatatcacaattggcacatctccacagagtcttcattgaagtgcctaaacagttgcaaaaaatcaacacctcattcgaagcattagttgttcagcaaacccaagcaaattacttgagaatgactactgtaccacatttaaacttcaacacctcacaggcaggatctttacatgctggtaatttttcaccacatgcatctgagcttcattccccaggtccgaatgttaccgctcaagtagcagacattgctgtgcaggttcctgacgacatcctaccgctgccatctgtacaaaatcaggagctgacacctacaaaggaggcgacaaaaacaaaacaccacaagcagttactactgaccagtttttgggcacaaacaaaaaaagacacacatgaaacagaccaaccatcacttgtgcagtgtctaccaacttgctcacatgtgtcagtgggcacaagccctgtcggtgagtcactgcccaaaagccctgtaggtgagtcactgcccaaaagccctgtaggtgaacagtcactgcccaaaagccctgtaggtgaacagtcactgcccaaaagccctgtaggtgaacagtcactgcccaaaagccctgtaggtgaacagtcactgcccaaaagccct